The genomic stretch GATACAAGACTTGATTCGGCAGACGTTCTTTTCAGAAATAGCGTAGAGGAAGAGCAATTTCAAGGACAGCTATTCACAGAACGTGCTGCTACGCTGAAGGCGGCCGTTGACACCAAAACAAAGTAGTACCCAAGCGGCGGCGAATCTCCGGCAATAGGCGTGCAGAAAAGAAACCGATGTTTGGACGCGTGTATAAAATACTTGGGCTTCAGGAATGAGTGGGCCAATGGGGACTGGAGGAGGGCCGAAAAGCAAGGACTAGGCTCCAGGCGGAGGAACACCTTCAGGGTGTGTAACTGCACAATCATGTGATCTGAGGAGGGCGGAGCGTCACGTGGCGAGAGGGAGAAGTAGGGCCGGCTCGGGAGGCGCGGCCGCCCGGGGCGCCGCCTGCGTCAGTGCGGTGTGGGGGCCGCGCCCGCGGAGCTTATCTGCCTCAGTCCCCGGGCGAACCCTGGTCTTTGTCCAGTCCCATGCCCTTTCGGGCTCCGGGTTTCTCCTGTAGCCTACTGCTCTGAGGCGCGTCCGCGCCGCCCATCTTGTCACCCGGCTCACCGCGCCAACGTTCTGAGCGCCCGGGTCCCTCCTGCCCCTGGGTGCAGCAGTGTCTTacccctctgtcccctcccttcAGTTCCCGGAACCCGAGAGAAGGATCTGGGGCAGCTTTGGTTTCAAAGTTATAATGCATGGTttaaaagagaggaaaggaaaaaaaagagataaagttGGTTACAGGTCTGAGGAATCTagggagagaaaaatagaaggaaagtAAGGGAAGGGTAAATTAGGGGAGATCCAGTGACCCAAATCCCCAgtctcccacccacagcccagcccttgaAGCGGGAGTGAAGAATTAGATCAGTTTTGTacaagagttttaaaaaaaatcaaatcacagcAAAGCTGACTCGGCTTCTCTTTGAGCCTCCTGGGTCACGCACGGTATGTCTGTCTCTGGCCAGTCCTGTCTCCACCAGACACGGCTCGGTTCTCCTAggcctcagcctgtcccagtctgGGTTTCCATGGAGTGTGACCGTGAACTGAGTGAGGCTGCTTGGAAGCCTGGCCCGTGCGTCCATCCAGACTCCGAGGGCAGCGAGGGGTGGGAAGGGCACACCCTGCCCAGGCAGTCCTCACATTGGACAGGGCATCCGACAGCATCCCGAGGGCTCGCCCTCccgttcccccccaccccaatgcAGGTGGGGGGGGAGCAGCTGTCACCAGAGCCTATGTTGATGAAGGTTTCGGCTCAGCACGGAGCGGACGTCAGCGGTGAACCTGGGGTGACAATCACGTGTGTTAGCAGAGTACCTCCTTTACAGCTCCTGTCCTCACAGCGCCAGTGCCCCGCGGCCTCACTGGAGATGTGGGACAGAATTTGCCATCATCTTCGCAAGAGGAGACAGGTTCAATCTGCCCAAAACCCAAAGGCCAAACGTGACAAGTTGGGGAATAAATAAGAAATCCTGGGTCCAAATGCTGAAACAGACTTTGTATGCCCTCTCGGGCTCTCCCACCGCCTCCTTCCCTGGGAAACCCAACCGTCTGGAGCCCCCTTCCCTCACCTGAGGGCATCCAGCATTGGGAGCAGGTTGAGAAGGGCTGTGTCGCTGGGGTCACTGAACCAGGATTTGATGGGGATAGCATTGTCTAGGGTGAGAGAAGATACAGATGAGGAAAAACACAGGATTCAAGAGAGACAGTTTTTGTCTCTTCATATCTGCGGGACAAGGAGGAATCGCTACTTATGAACACACACCTCCCTCATCCCAAAATCAACAACCTAAATAAAACCTTCCTGACTTATCCTCCAAAATCTAATGAGATCTTAACCACCAGATCTCATACCAGTGTGAGGTTTCTAGTCAAACATTGCTACTGTGCCTCACAACAAATTTGAGAAATCAGATTTATGGGATGGACATATGGGAAGGGGGGTTCTTATCTGAATAGAGGACAACTTGCATTCAGACAGATACACGTTTAGATCTAGGATCAACCAGGCAATGTCAGCTCTCCAGGACCAAGGTCCGGATCTCCAGCCTCCAAATTCCCTGCATTCACAACACCTCCTCAGAGCCACATCCTGGCGCTGCCAGACTCACCACCTACCTGGATGGCTCCTGTAAGCCCCCGGGGAGTTATCCAAGATCACAATGCTGGACAGGTCACTGTGGAccacagagaggtctttgatgTAGCTGCCCAACTCCAAAGTGCAGTGCTGGAAGGCAGGGGATTATGTAGTGTGCCTCCCCCATGCCCCGTCCAGGGCAGGGGCCTCAAATCCACGTCCCTCCCTGATGGCCTGCCTCCCAAGTCTCACTCAGACCTGGATTCCAGTCCTAACCTGTCTGTAGTATCTCCTCTTGAGAATACTTCTGCTATTGTCCAGTTTATCTGCCACGGCAGAGCCGTAAATCTCCATGCTTGCTGTAAACACCACCAGCTCGTACCACTGGCTCACCTGATGGATGAGGAGAAAGGGAGATGTATGCGGTGTTCACTCCTTTCAGACACACAGTTCCCTTTCCCTAGGACACCACACTAGTCTGTCCATCTGGGCACAAAAAATCCTGACCACCCTCCACACCTCCAATGTCACTGTTACCCATACGattcagaggcagaaacagaggagcAGCATGTCCAGGGAAGAACGGAATCTAATCGCAACAAATGAACCCAAGCTTCTGACAGCCATCCCCTCGCACTCACAACCGCCCCTCTCCAAAACCGCTCTGATCCATttctcctcacccccacctccaaACCCCCCGAATTCCTAGAGCCCTCAAACCATTCCTTCCTCAGAGTTTCCTTTAGCTCCCACAAACTCACCACTTCTAAGAAGAAATCCACGTGAGGCCTCTTATGTACAAAAAACCGAACAGGATGTTTGTCTATTACCACCTGCAGAGGGATGGGGAGGCGGGAAGGAGTCCTgagcacagcacaggcccagagCACGGGGCAGCCTGGGCCTCCCGCCCTCCTTCCGGCTGACCCTGGTGCCAGCGGATGGGAACCAGAGGCCCTGGACTGCGGGAGGGAGTCCGGGTTTGGGAAAAGGAACATGTCACCATTTGATTACTCCCAACCCCCACAAACCTTGAGGATGAAGTCGGGGGGTGTTCCAGGCCGGACTGTGGGCCTCAGGACCCCATCATGGTGGGAATGAATGAGCGTCTCATCCAGATCCAGCACCAGGATCTTCCTCTTCACCTGGGCTGAACCACAATGGCACAGGATAAGGCCCACTGACGTGCGGCCCAGAGCAGGACGCATACTCCCGACACAGGAGTCTTCCCGGCCTGCGTACTCACCTAACCGATTCCGGGACACAGGAGATAAGGGGAGGATATCATAGCGAACAGTTTGGTACTGAATTACCTAAGAACAGCGAGAGAGGGGGTTAGCACACTTGACAAGGAACTGTCTGCCAGCAGTAACAGGCCGAGCACTGTCGGTGACTGGGGACGATTTCGTACAATCCTTAACACAATCCTGTAATAGTCTCTGTTTTAAGAATGAAGAAACCAAGGCTTGGAAGGGTTAAATACCtcacctgaggtcacacagctagcaaaTAGCTTATTTGTCTCCCAAATTAGAATGGAAACTCTGGCTTTTGTGTTGGTCAGGGCTGTATCCCAGTATCCAGAGCACTGTACCAAGGGTGGTCAGTAGCAATAGGATCAATGAAGGGGGACCAGCTCGGTAgagtggtgggctaagcctctgcctgtggcactgtaatcccatatgggtgtctgttcaagtcccagctgctcctcttccaatccagctctctgctatagcctgggaaagcagcggaagatggcccaagtgcttgggcccctgcacccacctgggagacccagaggaagctcctggctcctagctttggatctgcacagctccagccattgctgccgtttagggagtgaaccagtggatgaaagacctctctctctgtctctgtaactctacctcttaaataaataaaatctttaacaacaacaacaacaaaaatcaatgaaGGGGCGGGGTCAGGATTGTACCCACGCAGAGTCCAACCCAAGAACCTGTCCTCTTAATGGTATTACCCTGCAGCGAGGAACAGACGCACACATCCCCCTCCTTCACCCCAAGAGCCCTTGGTGGCAGGTCCCATCATCTCACGTTGGAACGGAAAGCCTCCTACTCCTTAGTGGACAGGGAACAGGGGTCAGGACAGGAGGTCTTTGGAGCCCTACGGGGAACAGAGGGTAAGGGAATCCAGAGGCTGTCAGGTCAGCTAAGTTCTTTGGCAGGGGGCCACCAGGCCTATTTTAACCAGCCACCTGTCCACTTCTGTCGCTGCTGGCCAAGTCACAAGTTGCTGAGGACCTCAGGCCTCTTAACAGCCTCCTTAGTCCGTTACCCAGGGCATGGCAGAGAACACAGGGAAGCCCCACCTGCCAAGCTGCCTGGCAGGGCGTGGAGCAGGCCAGAGGGAAGTGAGGGCTGAGAGCGAGAGGTGACGAGAGGGTAAGGACGTCGCACCTCGGCCTCCCAGCTCCGCTTCGCTGGAGGCGCCTGCTTCCCGAGACGCAGGACACCCCCATGCAGAAGCTGGCAACGCCCTACTCCACGCGCTCCTTCTAAGACACGGACACTCTTCTGTCCACGCGAGGGCCCCAAGCTGCACCAGAACCAGGCTCTCCCCTCGCAAACCAAAGGGCTCTCTCCCCCTACTCCCAAGGCCTCTGTCCTTCTTTTCTCCCTGGGCCGTGTCCTGCCCTGCTATCTCGGGTTGCATGTGCTGGGCATGTAGGGAATGCTCCAAGCATCTGccagaaagggggtgggggaggaaccaggctggaagggaagggaggacaAACGGCTGTAGGGTCAGTGCTGCCCTAAAGAGTGCACCTTTGGAAGTGACGGAGCTCCCAATAGATGGGCCGGAGCTTGACTCCCTATACCCAGGAAACAGATGTGTTGGAGGCGGGCTGTGCTCAGAACAGGGTCACGGACGATGGCAATCAACACATCAAGAAAACCCAGGGTCTCCCCACACACAGCCCTCAGCATCCTGGACTTTCTCGGCTCCCAGCTCTTGTCACAGGGGAATGGCCCTGCCTACAACCACAAGCACCCAGAACAGCTGTCACCCTAAATCAGGAAGTGGAGGAAGTAGATTGGTAAAGGAAAGCATGAACCCAGAGAAAGGCCCATCCCCCTGCATCAATTAAATCAACTACCTCGATCCACCCAGGGCTGTTGAGAAA from Lepus europaeus isolate LE1 chromosome 18, mLepTim1.pri, whole genome shotgun sequence encodes the following:
- the CTDNEP1 gene encoding CTD nuclear envelope phosphatase 1; translation: MMRTQCLLGLRTFVAFAAKLWSFFIYLLRRQIRTVIQYQTVRYDILPLSPVSRNRLAQVKRKILVLDLDETLIHSHHDGVLRPTVRPGTPPDFILKVVIDKHPVRFFVHKRPHVDFFLEVVSQWYELVVFTASMEIYGSAVADKLDNSRSILKRRYYRQHCTLELGSYIKDLSVVHSDLSSIVILDNSPGAYRSHPDNAIPIKSWFSDPSDTALLNLLPMLDALRFTADVRSVLSRNLHQHRLW